The segment AATATCAAATGTAAAAGAATTCAAATGACTTCCATTAAACATTCGTGCTCGAATGTACTTATCAAAATGGAATGAGCTTCTACAGAGTTATTGTTCAGCCATGCTAGCAAACAATTGCAATGAATTTTACTTAATaggatattttgttgttaaaacaatCTATGCATATTCCTCTTGCCGAAATTGAAATATGATGTGCAATGTGTGCACATTGAACAATCTCgagagaaaaatatatataaaaaagcaGGAGTGTTATATTTTGATTGTTTCCAGTGATCATAAGAATTTTGAAGCACACATTAAAAAAAAGGTCACAAAACGTACTCAGTTTATTAATATCTATTATTGAAAGTTTCAATTGTTTATCACTTGTATTTGTCTACACTGcttatataaatattgtaaaaaagAAATACGAATAAAGATTCATGGAAAGAGCTACAAAACGAAGTCGTAAATTACATACGCGATTGCGGAATTGTTAGAAATTACGAACGGAAAGAATTGTTAACGTATACCCTTAAAACTAAACGACACGAATGCTGACACCTTACTTAAATAACACTTACACTTTACAGTTAGTCTTTCTTCTTTGGTTTTTTAGGATTGCGGGATCGAGATTTAGCTTTACAAAGGGGACAAATTGGGGCGTTTCTATGAATTTGTTGATGGCACGATAAACACGATTTCATTGGAGGTGGTTGTTGCCTGGAAACAAAAAGAGGAAATATAGAGGAAGAAGGAGTACGTTGTACTGCATTTATGTATTTCTGTTATGTATCGTTGTTCCCAATTGATaagaactagactgcggatttttgtgcaataaaaattgtcggcaTCTATTGTACGAATTAGGAGCCGCTTATGAATTTCttactttctttaataattttagtaggtcatttttactataaatgcataaaatccgcagtctaataagaaCTGTTGCGATTTTTTGACAGAAGTGATTCGTGTATTACTTTACAGTAGGGATTAGTATTTGCATGCTTTGttagataaaaatataatataaaattgagaTATACCAGAGGTACCTGAATGTTGCAGCAGGTGGACCTGGTGCTGGGGGTAATGGTCTTGGTTCTGGTTTACTTGGACCTTGAAGGGGTTGAGGGGCAAGGAAAGGTGTGGAACCACCTGGATGACCAGGATGGTGTAAAGTGAGTGGAGGTAACAGATCTTCACCCCGCACTTCCACTCTCCATTCAGCCTTTTGCATAGGACGGTCAAAGTAACTGCGAACAAACCATCTACACCATAAATGTCTAACTTTAGATAATATTGTTCTtgaaaagaaattcatttcatttaGACTTTCAAGGTTGCATATCGTCTTAAGGGGGAAGCCTGGTTTACCAACTTTAACCCTTTCCATTCGACTGTCTCTACCAAGGCCCCACTAAAAATTACTATACTATAATTCAAAACAGTGTTCCACAAGAAAAAAATCACAAGGTTTCAATATTCCGTATCAAGCTCCTTCCTTAAGTAACATTTAGGAGATTAATATACTTACTCTGGCGAAATAAGATCCGATTCTGTTTCGTATAGTTCTGGTAACCTTTCCAGTCCAAGGAATTCTCTGCGCATACGGTCGATGTCGTGTTTCAAGGGTTGATAATCATTATTATGAATCAATTTTGCAGTCTCCCTGGCTTTGTTTCTGGCTTCTTCTGCCTGCTTAATTACAGCCTCCATCTGGAACAgttatataaacaattataccTTTCATTTCCTCAAGTACATCGACAGATCTATATCTAATCTTACCGCATTAATGTCAGCATGTATTTGCCGTAATTCCTCTACATGTGCCATTTTCTCTTGCATAAGGAGGTCCATTTCCTGTTTGTATTCCAACAAGCATTTCTCTTCTTGTTCAGTCTGTTCCACTTCTTGTAGGATCctttgtttcattttttccaGCTGGAGGGTCTTCGACCTAAACAAACACAAGTTACGGACAATTATTAGATATTTCCTTCTTCATGATAAGGTAGCATAGAGATACACTTATCAATTTATGATACAGATATTGAATTCCCCTCAGGATGTAATTATTAAATGTGCAAAGAGACCATGTGTGTTTTTTAAGTTATCATATTGTTCTAGAAATTCTGTGCTCATTGCAATTCGTAattcttagactgcggatcttatttTATTAGATCACGTGAGGGTTAACTCTACAAACTTTTAGAATAAAAAAGGTTAAATGTTTATACTTGATGTCCTTCAGTGCTTCCAGTTTCGCGAAAATCACAGTAGTTTCCGTGGCAGACATTCTGGTACGTTTTCTCGATATTTTTGTTTAGGGAAGCCCTGTCAAACGGAAGACAACTTGTTTATGAAATAGATGCAACTTGGTCCGGCGTTGATGCGCTTTTCGTCAAGGCATTGTGGACCGAATATTTTTCACGGGACCGATCAACGGCACTATACGatcattattttcatttaaaatcgaACGAAATAATCGCGATGTAATCGTACTACGAAAAATTAATCAACACCGTTGACGCGCGACACAATGAACCATTATTCATCCCATAAACCATGAAAGCTCTACCATTGTAGATAAGAAACATCAGTGTTTCTTTTTCTCGTTGCGCCCTACAGCGACTCGTTAACGAACTAAAATAAAAGAGCGCGGTTTTTTAAAAGCACACGGTGTTAGATACACGATTGTTtagtatttagaaaaaaaaaataatacgtaatatttatttattgataccGGTTATCTTCCTTGTAAAATTTTTCTGTGACGTATTTTTCTTAATTCTGTAAGAAAATGAAGGtatgtaattttaataaattattgcaaCACCTTCCTAAACAAATATATGAACAATTATAAATCAATCGCGATcagattataaaaatgtttgacaatTGATTGGATGATAAGATGATTCGATTAGTAAATCGTGTCGCCATCCTGAGCTATAATCTTGTCTGTACTGATAAGTCAGTTTCGTGCAGAGGCAATGACCTACAATTAAAAATTCCCGAAATAGTCCCTCATGTAAAAGTaaaatgttgcatccttctgATGCATCCATTACAAAATGCTACAAATATCTTTATTTTCCGTGTTTCACTTATTACTTCTTTCCGGACCTTTCCCTATTGTACTGATAATTTAATatacacacattttttaaataaatcaagaTTATCTACCGAAGAGTTAAATGTTAGTGTTAAAGTTAGGAAAAATCTGTTTGGTGTTAATTGAGAATAACAATTCTTTTACTACGATAAACCGGTATTTGCCCGCGAAGGGTTGATTTTCATCGCAAATGTATTAAATTCGTAGTCTATTTGTCAACGACCGTCTCAACGGTAGTTGACGCAGGATGTTCAACGAACACACGGCGGAGCGCCAGAAGAATCAATGATTTGTCGATTCCGGCAGATCGATATCAAACGCGGGAACACATCTGCCCGCGATCGTGAAATTGTTTAGCGTTGTTCACATTCTATTATTTACCATGAGCTGTCGAGGTGTCGGTTATCGAACCGAGAATACCGTATTGTATGCGATCGAGCCGCATATCAGCCGTTAATAGAGTGCTCGTAGACAAGCATGCTAAAGGATGCTCGTCGGTGGATCGTTAGGATTGCAGTCCGTCATCGTTATCAGGCTGGCTGGATCGCGGGTGTAGTTCGCGGTGTCGAAAAGAGTGATTAATCAGTTCTGATCGTGGTCGCGCCGGGCTGTTTATCAGCTCGGTGGCGGGACCGCGTGTACCAAATCGGCGGTCGTTATCTGTCCCGATTTTCAAGGAGGCGGTGAgggaaggaagagagagagagagaggtagaaaGAGTGAAAGAGCCAAACAGGGAGAGGGAGTGAGAGGAAGAGGAACGGTAGCTATATGACGTCCTCgcagaagaagatgaagaagaagaggaaggagatGGTCCGGGTGCGAGGATAGGCGAAAACGAAAAATTGGCAATCGCGGTTGGTGTCTCGGCTCGTCGGGACGGCCAGTGGTCGAGCCGAACTTTAATGATAATCCAGATAAGGAGAAGAGCCGAGAAAAACCCGCGTTGGAGACGTCGCGTTGGCCGACGACGACGGCCTCGTCTCTCCCCCAGCTTTTCGTCGTTCACCGCCCGGTTGCACACATCAGTCCTCCTCCTACTTAGCGCGGGAGCAGAAACTTGTGCAGTTCGTGTGACTAAGCACCGACAAACTTTCGAGTGTCTCCGAAGCTCTCCGCGGAGCTGTGAATATAGGACAAAGGAGAGTGGCCCGGAGCCGAGGCGAGTCGTCGACACCGGCTTCGACGGCATCCACGGAGGGGAACATTTTTCCGCTTTAACGGGTCCCATCAGTCTCGACTCGCCTTGACTCGCCACATCTCGCTACGACTCGCCCTGCACCGAGAGTGCATTAGAGAAAAAGAGTTTCTGTACGGCGGCAGCGGCACGGCGACATCATGGGGTCTAGAATGGGCTCTCGAATGTAAGTAATTCGTAACGACGAGTTTTTCATCGGGCCCCAGATTCCACGACTCGCGAAAGTCTGCTGGTTGTCGCGCGAGTTCGCGGACCTTGCGTTCAAGTCGCGCGAACCCCGGAATTCGAACTTGCTTCGCACCTTTCGCGATTCATTAGGCATACGCAGATCAGCAGATACAGCGCAGAGATCGTGAGTTGCCGAGCACGTACAATCCGTATGAATGTAGATATTATTACAAACAATCCCGGGTATTCTCCTTGCTCCTGTGCTGTTCAGGTTGTAGATCCTCGGTAACTTGCAATTTCAACACCGTACTATGTAATCTCTGTGACCGCCTGTGAAGAAATTCCGAATTATATTTATACTCTGGCAAGAGAGAAAGTAATTCTTTGTCTTACAATCACAAATGCATGAATCTTCGACTTATTCGCTGTAATCGAATACTGCAACATAAAAAGTATTGCTTCTTTATCAGATTATTTAACGATGTTTTTCACAAAGAAGCGTGAAAGAATTGTTTTTCTGTCTTTTTATAGCTGTTTACTTCAGACACTTGTAAGATCGGTGTGTTGGGCGAATGTTAAGCTACTTCTACACTGAAGCaacatcgagaaactttttgtCGCCTCTTgttgttttcttctttttttaccgagtaaaagaaaaagaaggcaACACGAGGCGACAAAATGTTGCTCGatattaaatatgtaaataGCATAAAAGCTTACGAAACGATAGCGCGCACGTGACGATCATGATCGGATCGCGAGAATATTCTCCAACTCGTCAATTGATCGCGTAGATCTTTATCGGGAGCTGTTGACGAGAGATCACGATGCTGTGCTTTCTTTCTTTCCATCTGAAGTTGATGCATAATGTATAAAAGAGCAAGAAGATCAGAGACGAATACGAAATTAGACAGTATCAAAATCAAAAAGTAGAGCATTCGAGGGTTAATTGTTTTTCTCGTGGAACGGGAGAAGAGCATCAATCAAAGGGCGTAAAATATTCGAGCCTTAacacttaacactaaacctatcattaccggtcaaatgaccgttttGAGATTTTCTATTTTACAATTAGTGAATTTATGAAAAGGTTTCCACTGAAAATTTTTCAGATTATTCACGATTCAATATTTAAGCACACATTATGATTAAAATCGCACGAAATCCAAATaaattcgataaatttgtttttagtgcttggtaggtttagtgttaaatcttCGATCGTAGATCGCATAATGGGGCCGTTGTACTATACATATGCGGCATGATCGACGAGCGCGCGCGCGTGAGTGAATACTTATCAGCCGTCACAGACGGAGCTCGCCGCGGCTGCGTGTTCCTTTTTATCTCTCAGTTGGTTTTCTCTTTTATAAAACACGAGCTCGCGATACGTGTACACATAAGCGCTTAATCGACCACGCGACGCTAATAAAGCGTTACCAGGACGACTCCCGGGCAAAAAGAGTATtatgcgccgccgcgccggttcgtGTGCCGGTCGATGTCTTTATCCGACGTAGCTCGAGATCGGTCTGCGACTAACGACCGAGCCGTTCTTTTTTTCGACGAGCGATCGCGATACTGTGAATTAGTAATtatagcgagcgagcgagcgcgcgcgcgcgagcccgGGGGATGAGCGAATGAACGGGGCAAGAAAATAATTGGCGAGGATTATGTTGCGATGCACCGCAGAATCCCTCCGATGGATCGTAGACGACCCCAAAGAAAATGGTGGACCGATCGTTCCCGCATAACTCCTGGACCCTTTATCGATCACGAACCCCACCGCTGCGCTGTTCCGTTCAAATTCcgcgtatttattttatttatctgtAATGACCGGTCACGGAAGAGCATCTCGAACACTGCCCGCTTTTAAACTTTTAACGATCCTCTAATATTTCACAAGCGCGCCCCCTTGATCGCGctgttaattttcattttatttacttccgAATGCGCCGCGCCCCGGACACGAAAAACATTAAAAAGCCGTTTCCATTAGTGGCGTGTCGTTTTACGCTCGTTCCCGGTGTCGTCCACTTAACATGGCAATAAACAatcgttttttaaatatttcattatgaaAGATTTTATTAGCAGCTCGGTTGCGACGAACGTTGTTCTCGAACTTACAGTACTGTCGAACGTTAAAAAGCAATTAAAGCGGAGGGTGTCGAGGGGCGCGGGTTCATTAGAGTTCCTTGATGGCGTAAAGTGTTCGGCGAACGGAAGACAGCGACACGCGTAATGAGGATAAGACAGTAATGGCGCGGGATGGTGTCGCAGTGAAACACAGACGCGCGGATAATATCGAGGATATCGAATTGGTCTTCTTCGTGAAGCACTGTTTGTTTTTAATCTCTTGTACTTATTTGTGAGTTCGGGGGGTGCACGGCCATCATCTTACCGTAAACTAATAAATCATTTCGTAAAGCTTCTCTGTCTATCCAGTTCGTAAATTGACCACTTTCATTGGAGATGATAAAtgtgctcataattatgaaagtggtctgagtcaaatattttctgtttcgagatatttaaatatctatacataatgttgaaataacaagcactatcttaCGGTtcttttttgacaatatcgtaaaacttacattgaattaatttagtttgaaataacgtgatgtgaaataattgataaactcatttgtttttaaattttgacttggatcactttcataattacgggcacaaattcaaaaataaaatgtacCGTGACACAGAACGTAAAATCTTGCAGAAGAAATTGTTCTACTGATCAGCACTTTACATATCTAAGAAGAAGCATCTTGACTCTTGCTGAACGAATGATCGATTAACTCCTCAATGAACTCTTACGCGCGCCGTCTTATCTAAATTTGCATCTACTGACAGTAATTTCTCAATCGATTCCATTTCGCAGAATCAGAATCCTATGACGTGTTAGTTGGGGCTGGCGAAACTTGGATTAATAATCGATTACTATTTTGTAACAGAGCGGCAAATGATTTTACTGAAAGTACACGGCTTCGGGTATTCCCGGAAATTACTGTTCCTTTCACCCTAGGCATTCGAATCGTCGTCTCGCCTCCGGAGACTCGTCATAGTTCTCATGCCGACTGAATCATCGATCACGCTCGCAGTTGTCGGACATTTCGTTCGGTGGTGCGAGAAACCGTTGCGCTAATTGCTATGGTTATGAGAACACGAATCCCAAGACCCACAAACAGGCTTTAAAATTCCGCAAACAATTCGAAGGTCGGGTTTGAGACAGCGTTAAACAGTTGCTAGGATTAGTCAGCGAGGTATAATGGCAAAGCAAATTCACGGAGCCTCGAAATTTGGCTACGATACTAATCGAGATTTGTTTAGTGCTTGGTTAGCAGGCCTGTGTTGGTCAGAAAGAACATTTAACTCCTTTTACATACTTGGATATTTAGTTCAGATTTATCAGcattgcgtgcgtgcgtgcgcaaAACGTGTGTAAAATAGACGTATGTACAATGTTTGACTGTTTATTTGACAGCGAAGTACTCAAACCTTGTCCGTATTCATCAATCATCGaggaatttaatattaatatagcaTCCAGAAATTTGCATATCGTTTCCCGCGTGAATCACTCGATTGGAACAATCGAATCTTCAGCAACGCCAATAATGTCTACTCATCTGTCGATATGTACTGTCGAGTTTAACACGTGTGTAAACAGTTTGACTTATATTTTGTACGATccaaatattaacaatttctcTTGTTTTCTACATATACATCTATTCTTTCTTATTTGTGTATTTCTGGTGGTTTCCCCCCCTGCGACACGAACGCTCATGACCAAtaattttcctttctttctacgCACccttacatattttttataatttgtttattattttttcatgatACAAATCTTTCTCGTCAATAATTTTCTTCTTCGCGCCCTTGTTACAGTAAATGGATAGTAATTGTTGAAACGTATTTCGCACATGAGAAACAAAATGAATCTATTATCTCGCACAAGGAACGATCGGTTCAATTTCAGTTTGTTTATAAAACCGTTGTCTGCTTGTTCATGGGATCGTCCCTCACTTGACGAGTTCCTTTCAAACTGTAACGATGTGTTTTGCTTGTGCCTTTCTCGCTTCT is part of the Lasioglossum baleicum chromosome 6, iyLasBale1, whole genome shotgun sequence genome and harbors:
- the LOC143209241 gene encoding zinc finger C4H2 domain-containing protein isoform X3 encodes the protein MSATETTVIFAKLEALKDIKSKTLQLEKMKQRILQEVEQTEQEEKCLLEYKQEMDLLMQEKMAHVEELRQIHADINAMEAVIKQAEEARNKARETAKLIHNNDYQPLKHDIDRMRREFLGLERLPELYETESDLISPDYFDRPMQKAEWRVEVRGEDLLPPLTLHHPGHPGGSTPFLAPQPLQGPSKPEPRPLPPAPGPPAATFRYLWQQPPPMKSCLSCHQQIHRNAPICPLCKAKSRSRNPKKPKKKD
- the LOC143209241 gene encoding zinc finger C4H2 domain-containing protein isoform X1 produces the protein MSATETTVIFAKLEALKDIKSKTLQLEKMKQRILQEVEQTEQEEKCLLEYKQEMDLLMQEKMAHVEELRQIHADINAMEAVIKQAEEARNKARETAKLIHNNDYQPLKHDIDRMRREFLGLERLPELYETESDLISPEWFVRSYFDRPMQKAEWRVEVRGEDLLPPLTLHHPGHPGGSTPFLAPQPLQGPSKPEPRPLPPAPGPPAATFRYLWQQPPPMKSCLSCHQQIHRNAPICPLCKAKSRSRNPKKPKKKD
- the LOC143209241 gene encoding zinc finger C4H2 domain-containing protein isoform X4, producing the protein MSATETTVIFAKLEALKDIKSKTLQLEKMKQRILQEVEQTEQEEKCLLEYKQEMDLLMQEKMAHVEELRQIHADINAMEAVIKQAEEARNKARETAKLIHNNDYQPLKHDIDRMRREFLGLERLPELYETESDLISPDYFDRPMQKAEWRVEVRGEDLLPPLTLHHPGHPGGSTPFLAPQPLQGPSKPEPRPLPPAPGPPAATFRQQPPPMKSCLSCHQQIHRNAPICPLCKAKSRSRNPKKPKKKD
- the LOC143209241 gene encoding zinc finger C4H2 domain-containing protein isoform X2, whose protein sequence is MSATETTVIFAKLEALKDIKSKTLQLEKMKQRILQEVEQTEQEEKCLLEYKQEMDLLMQEKMAHVEELRQIHADINAMEAVIKQAEEARNKARETAKLIHNNDYQPLKHDIDRMRREFLGLERLPELYETESDLISPEWFVRSYFDRPMQKAEWRVEVRGEDLLPPLTLHHPGHPGGSTPFLAPQPLQGPSKPEPRPLPPAPGPPAATFRQQPPPMKSCLSCHQQIHRNAPICPLCKAKSRSRNPKKPKKKD
- the LOC143209241 gene encoding zinc finger C4H2 domain-containing protein isoform X5 gives rise to the protein MKQRILQEVEQTEQEEKCLLEYKQEMDLLMQEKMAHVEELRQIHADINAMEAVIKQAEEARNKARETAKLIHNNDYQPLKHDIDRMRREFLGLERLPELYETESDLISPEWFVRSYFDRPMQKAEWRVEVRGEDLLPPLTLHHPGHPGGSTPFLAPQPLQGPSKPEPRPLPPAPGPPAATFRYLWQQPPPMKSCLSCHQQIHRNAPICPLCKAKSRSRNPKKPKKKD